CCGCCTACCTCCTGAGCCTGGCCTTGTCCAAGCCCGTGGTCCGGCGCTGGCGCTTGCCGGCGCTGTTCCGTTTCCTGAGCTATTTCGCCATCCATTCGGTGCGCGGCGGCGTGGATGTGGCATGGCGAGCCCTCCATCCAAGCATGCCGCTGCATCCCGGTATCGTGCACTACCGCTGGCGTCTGCCGGCCGGTCCGGAGCGCATCTTTCTGGCCAACATCGTCAGCCTGTTGCCGGGTAGCCTGAGCGCCGAGTTGGATAGCCGCAGCTT
Above is a window of Thermithiobacillus tepidarius DSM 3134 DNA encoding:
- a CDS encoding Na+/H+ antiporter subunit E, with the translated sequence MPPNTGGHPRRLWSRLGPGLPRLAFLTLLWWVLSGGAAAAWAVGVPTIAAAYLLSLALSKPVVRRWRLPALFRFLSYFAIHSVRGGVDVAWRALHPSMPLHPGIVHYRWRLPAGPERIFLANIVSLLPGSLSAELDSRSLTLHVLDSRLPFATALRELEARVADVFGLPLPAQEGGRD